CATTATGCcgataacttatttaaaactttgtaATTACCACGGACCAAGATTAGAACTTATCCAATTTTATCTCACCGATTACAGTTGTCTTgtagtgaatattattttttatgtcatattttgagtaatttgTAAGCTttgataaatgtgtatataattttatagcaaaatagagtacaatttaaaacaaatatttgtaattttttaaggtcatcaacttccgagccctataataatcatatttaaagtaagtttatagttataaccagctatatttattgacttcattagtcataatattgtaatttataagtaatttttttcttactatTAGAATTCACtgcctatttattattatacacggaaaaaaataaatgttaattgttaatacatacctaaatattgtctatttaattaaaacttatcaatttataacatcattcttttaaattgaaaaatcattttaaatttctaagaaGTATACagaatatcttataatttaaaatgcttaaCTTCATAACATTATAGAATCTTTAATTGCACAAACCAAGTACTACAAAATGtagtttaatttagaaaatcagaaatttaaaatcaattttaatgattttttgtcaaaatgatTCAGTCCAACccaaataagttaaaatcttcatctaattaaattagttttttttaaatggttgcTTAAAGATATAGCTTCAGCAATCACTTGCCTCATAATGTTTCTTTACttgtatttaagaaataaaaataatatctattactaAGTTAGATTATGCTGAATTTATGAAATGGAacagatttttatataaaataatttatataaccataaaatataatatatattacatatgcaACTTAGTCAATgtcctaaataatatattaaatttatttttcaaagaacTCTTATGACAAGCAGAGAATAGCTCACagtaatttgtttgttttgataaaacttatgtatcaaacaaattgttctatgattgttataataacaaaaaaagcaAGTAAATGGCTGTAGTAAGAgatattatcaaatactatttaaatttgaatgaaaataaaaaattatttaatttaaacttaggtATAAAAAGGAGTAttgacaaaaacaatttttgataattatggTAACGATAACTAAggaattattatctaaaataggtaattgaagagttacataaaatttattttgatgttgTAACTATGGTAATTGGTAAGTAACATAGTTTATGGTGAATCTTAAATGCTTTGATCATAAAATGATTTGGTCAtgaatgtaatatacaatagtcACCACTAACcgagaaagaaaaaaacattataattaacagtATATATTGTAGTAGAGTAAATAAATGTAGCTCAGTGACAAACATGATTGTCATCACCAGGTGAATGATCTGTTCTATTTATCTTAGTTCATAGTTATGATTAGGGAGCGGATGTTTATGctcttaaaaaatttaaaaatatgcatgcaATTATgcactataaagtataaaaatatgcatcaataacattttttatttattaaaaatttaaaataataaattttgttaatctgaaaataatatacattggtaTATATTAGAAACCTAGTTACCGACACGAGTGAAAACCGGCTATTCCCGGTTAGCGCAAAAATTACATAAGCCTTCAGCTGCGGGACATTTTgatctattaatattagtcaTGTCGAAttcgttaatataatacaaataaacctCAAATATGCACTAAAAGCATGatgaatatagaaatattatcaaacaagtaacaattaaacaaatatgcaaaattaaattgataaatttgaattctttGAGTGATGAAACAAATTTCTATCTtacttcatattaatttagatgttattaaaaaatatgataaatgcaTAAACATCTGCTCCttagttatgataatattataaattaattgtatacataatacaaaaatctgataataaaaataaaaaatataaaatacacagagtatttgatatttaatcataaagtaactaataaaataatacctttaaaacgttaaaatcatatattatcaaccatagaaatatattaatttattttcaccaataatacaatttttaaatttatattaaaaacgatatGTGATTAATTACATAGTGAATCACGAATCTTACTGTTTACAatagtgtaaaattaattcagatatacaaactattacaattataaaatatttatgcatagagtatctaataaataataattaatacaataatgattttattgtacattaaattaaaataaaactaaagcaTCATCAGAAGAGAGTCtaagtgtatttatttattagcaaAGTAAAAGGCTtatggtaaaattaataagtcaaATTGCATttctattaaacaataaaattctaaGGATATGTTAAATATGAGTGGAAAggaatgttaatttaattgtcaatatatttatccataatttatatacaattaaacaatataagtattaagagGTATAATTCCTATTAGTTAAAATGATCATTTTaactaatgaaattaattataacaaaattcattaataataatacatttaaagattCTTTTTATCAGCATCAGATGTTTCAAGTGGTTCTTTAAGTAATGTTTCACTCTTGTTTGTCTTGTCTCCTTGATCTTCagatgtttttatgtttttattaatacacggGCAGGATGATAGCAATGAGCAAACTTGATCATCCTCAGCATTACCTTCAGAATTTTCAACCGGTGTCCTGAACCAATTTAACATGGGCTTGATAATACCCCATAAGAAGAGCAACAATGGCACAAGCACACACGGTACACaaaccattttttaaaaatttgatatcgACCTAAATCAactgaaacataaaaatgttatttttaataataaaaaaaggcgAAAAAGTTACTCTACTATAAAGTAACTATAAGTGTCAAGTGTACTTCATTATTAAGTAGGCCACTACAATGGATGtgctaaatttgaattcaatgacaaatcattacaaataaaaaaaaaaaatgtgtgaacagagacaaattataatgtttgtattatatattaatattgataaaagaaattaatttttctatgaatTATATGGTaagttaaacttatttttgctaaaaataaatcatttatattgtatagtaattattaaaatgttatttcatattttaaaaaacagtgAATATTTCCCTTATGGATACCTTTTAATGGCAGGTACCTCTATACAGTGGACATAATTTTGGAAACAAACTACAaactttctaaaaattaaattctttgaaCGGTGGACAAATTTCAGCGATCGAAAATGTTTGGTATTTAAGCCTTTAAATACTAGATATTGTTGGTCATATACTGTAATATCATTagctgttattaatttataagtcaatACCAACATACTGGTattgacttataaattaataacagctAATGAgtatagaaatagaatataattatattagtagtgacaaacaattaaaattttttatttcaatgaagtcaaaattaattttcaaatcataggtttaaaatttaaaatattttataaattttaatcataaagtaGTTTGCAAACTACTGtgactttaaaaaatgttatcttcaaactcttataaaaaatatgtgattctcaatacttttaaattgttatagaaACAGCTTATAGAAGATTAGAAAAGTAATCAATAACATGTTTCAATTTTCACTTTAAGgtagttttgaataataaattggatCTACTTTGTACTTTAAAgaagtcaaaattaaaaattctcagtattttttttataattaggaaaaacaaactaaaaattaaagaaaaccgggaatttttacgcaaattaaatgtaaatactttcAATACCAATTCCGGTAAACAATCTTATGTTCAAACTACTTCCTCCAATTAAAACCTTccccatttttatttaaacatcaaaacataattttacttcTTTTATTTCCGAGTTCATAGAGCTATTTATTCCGTCTCTCTTCTAATAGCTTTATTAAGTAAACATCAATTATAATCATCTATACCTTAGTAAatttatgtcataatattattattgtttcattttaatatgcaAGCTAATTACATTAGATTCAATTTGATATTCTTAtcttaattttctttattaaatattacataatatgaacctacactactttaaaataatctatattgtatttatatacctatttaaattgttaagagttgtattgttttaattgttaagcTATAATGGTTTATTCTAGCaactagtaaataaaaaataaataaataaatattactaataaaataattattgtttagtaacTACACTTACCAAAACTTTCACAAATTTCACTCAGaatgtttttttcattgtatacaatgggatatcattaaattaaaatttaacaaaatccaTTAGTCATTTACTCAATTATAAGTTCCACTCAACACCTAAAGTAcagcttaattaattttttttatagttcacttgattaaatatttgttttaaaacaagaTGGCTTgtgatcaatttttatttttaaaagttactaGATAATACTGATTTGtgaattcattgaattttatattttatataaggttttatatttaaggattcaaccaaaaaatatctaaactaataaagtaatcaaacaattgaaaataaaagtatatttatacagttcaataatctattacatttttttttcagtcatcagatgtttaaaaaaaaatgaatgatcgtaaattacttaattacctaatttattatacattgcatttttagatttaattatgaaattctaagtttttttaaattaatttatgactttcaactttgttaaatttacaataaaattattatagtaaataagtattaataatttttctttttttttttaaaaaaaaaaaaaaaggtaaatgtTATTGTGAGccatttagatttatatttcttatttttctaGCTCAAAATATATCACTAATCTACCATAACCTTTTGTGATAATTGTATTtccttaaaattacaatttacgttattcattgttaaatttacaGCATTAACATCTAATTACCTACATGATATActaattgatatataaaaaaaaaatgaaaaatccaTAACtttacaaagaaaatattttgtggctaaaatgattaatcaatcttttaaacatattaatattaattattaggtaacataaaatataagtaatccaatacttttattgtattactatcaaaaatacttattcaaagtgtttaataaaatgtgatgCTGGAAACGTGAAGGTGCTTAAGCAAACTCGGTATGATTACATCTGAAGTGACCCCCATGTGTATACCCTGAATGTCACcataatttagcattatttccatatatgtataatcaaacaatatttttacatgaaacTGTGCAAAAATATTCATCGTACTGATGACATTATACAGTGAGTTCCGCTCAATGTGATCACATTGGTTcagattattttgtttctattaACCGGTTGATtccgtttaaattaaaataaagtaaagaaAATCTCTATTTTTGATTGTATGTGAAAATCTactaatttcattttcatattagcctgaaattaaaatccatattcatttaatataatatacgcatgatatttaattatttaaaattaaataaataataatgttaatgtatGTGCATTGTACCTATAACTTTTGGAACAACAGAAAAGTATTgttttcaacatatttttgaatagctcttttaaacttttttaaaacaattcttgttattttttagtgaaaGTTTGAAATACCATTAAAACGATAAGAATGTTCTTAGAAATGATTCAGTTATCCTATACTTGGTGATTCTAATAAAAGATTTGATTCTATAAACCAGTGATCACATTAAGCGAAACTCACtgtatatgaaattattttattcagtttaaaccatcttttaaaaatacatgaaaattattttcttataatttttccaacaataaaaaaactgcTCTATGATGAATAAATATGGTGgaaaaaacttacaaaatgTAAACGACGATTTACAGACAATTTTGTAAATCGATGAAACACTCAATCGTAGACTTCGAACACTACCGGATACTTGCTACTTTTAAGAAGaaaatgacaattattattgtattattttatcgacaagaaatactaaaaaaatacatttgtagcACAATTCAGAACAATAGTAATTTAAGtaacacaaataatttgatgtgtttatactgtaataataacaagcaATTACTACTCATTTTCCGTTCCCTCGTGAACGCACTGATAACGGACCGATAACGATGATCAGATGTCatgttattataacgataacaataatttcaacTCTCGACGCGggattttagaaatttaaacaacgattaaattatttatatttttgtaaacctTACAGGTAGCCGCCAGCCGGTACtcagtaggtacatattacaatatttaagtcaataataattaataattaataatatcatatttcgcttgtataacatttcaagtaatcattctaatttcTATAGCAAAAGACAATAACCACATACCTATTGAAATGCAACCGTACGAATGTCATTCCTACGCAACTGcatcttatatataataatatgcccttttaaattgttgatagTTGATGTAGATGAGAAAAGgtcacttatatattattactactttgtataggtacataataatgtatatatgtgtagcCATGTAGtcgtgtaggtatataaaatttaaaaattagctaATTCACGCAGTAGCGTCGGTctactatacctattatgtgAAGCGATCATCGTTTCACTCTTAAATAGGTGAGGAGTGGGTGAGTACTAGAAATTAATGGGttaacaaagttaaataaggtcttatatacatatattataggtgcCCGATAGTGTGAATAGTTAGTTAGAAAATAAGTgcacttttatataatattagatggtTGAAAACTGAAAAGTTTAGATGGGTGGTTGGGACAAAAATTTCGCTTCACAAAAAAAGTCTGAGTTCGGCGCCACTAAATTCACGTTTCTttgccatttaaaaatatacgcaAAAACGTATTTACAGTTAAaactcgtaaaaaaaaatacccacTACGAAAATATTACCAAAACAATGGAATAAGCATATTATGATTACTCGTCGGATTCTTTTGACATGTGTAAACCactggaataatattatataaatttaatccaTATTGTGCAGTATAGGTACAACCAGTTACAATCGTGATTAAAATACTGTTACGCACCAATGCTGAgtcgtcaataaaaaaaaatagaagcaAAAACATAGtaagttaaatgtatatacctatacttaatattatattcgtacaGGGGACATTATTGTTTACAGTGAATTATCGATAACACCGGTGTATCGCGGGTTGATTCCGCAGAATCATCTATTTACGAAAACAGTGttattataggtagtatattataatatctattcgGCTACTCCGCCTGTCTAACTGTTGTAATATTACCGAATCATACGTATATACCTATCGATTCGGCCTCGCGAGtcttaaatgaataaaaacaaaagagAGAAAGTAGGTAACCGCTCTGCTGTGCACTGTACAGTTCTgcagtgtatactgtatatgttAGCggcaatgtgtataatattggtattttataaaatgtctagGGAACTCTATACCTAATACTATGACTATAactctatataatactaactaCAGCTGACAATCTATAAAAGTGTTTAAATTGACTaagcattatataaaatgccaAATAATGTAAGTATAGGTAATGTATTAAATCCATGTTATCAGTATTGATATTTGACGATGTACCTTCACCGGCTTCacctaatataaattcattagtaatctgtaatatacataataatatataattccattatagcaaatgtatttatttattatttgtaatttataaaattttccaCTTTGTTTTTCTAATGGCTCAATTTCCTTGAACGGTTATCATCGGCCGATCTGTGCTGCAACAGCTAGCTTCCAACATACATATTTGGTTTGGTTCCATATACTAAGAGGTGGcccatttatattgataaacataagatttgttatattttttattgtcaatttagATCTTAGATCTGAACACATTTTgttcattaaacattaaacttatCCCCGTTCACATTCTGCTGTAGTAActagcaatttttttataagtatatttaattcctGTATTTCTTcattcattgtattattatgaataaagttTCTCATTCCTTGTACTAGTAtagatgtatttaataaaaatctacggcccaattattgtatttaattttcccCGTGTcttatatataccatattgccatcgtcataactcataatattaattattttaatacaccaATTCTCTTGGAGttatgagaataaaaaaaaaataactataaatgttcaaattatatgtatattattaataaagtgtgGTAATATGGTTATCATCCAAAAGGCTACGATCGTATACCTGCGTATACCCTCCACTACACCACTGCACGTAACTTATGGAAACTGGAGAGTTGAGTGCAGGTTGTGAAGAGTTGTAATTTTTCCTTGTTAGTACCTACGTTCTACAaagatttttgtattttctactattttctagaataatatagtataataaactgtGTACTAcccataaaatttacaaattcatttttttgtatactgataaaattaattgtctttattatgataaaaggaaatttatttttttggatttttttctaGTGATTTTCCTTTTTTACAGATTGCTAATTAGTTGTTGGTCATTCTATGAAATGCTTATAGTtactgtacaaaatatttaggaaatgtatgaaaaaaaaactatattctaCACATCTTTAAAAATCAccaggtattatattatagaattcctaggtattttatataattaataataaatatattaaacacattgcactaacatatataatatatattatacaataggaGTCGAGTACTCGAATGTAACACGTCATTGAGTaagtaactaatatttatataaaacttgattttaacttcaatgatgaacaccattgaattcaaaaaaatattctaactgAAGACTATCTgtcagtttatattataggtattaagtatatatttatattgcaatgtttattttactattagaatTACCAGCAATATAGTGTAATATGGTACCTATATAGGatgatgaaaacatttttgttgaaGACATTGAAATATCATTGAGTGTATAACATCACAATGTATGACAGGATTTAAGATTTTGTGATGACTATAATAGATTAGCCAGCTAATCAAAAGCCTATAATACGGAATTGATATAGTCAGCATAATCAATATATGCCcacaaaatagtattaaatcccaacaaaaaaactatgttcaatgttataatttataacgaacCTATATCATACACAATACTTGACCTACCTACTATTGTATAGTATCAGGATGAGATATAGCCATTTATAGGTGAGACATACAGCCTAACCAATCACCACTATAATAAGAGgaaaggaaaaataatattaatatttattgacattttattcaaaattaaataattattaatatattatgtatgtatttgagtatattttttggttttattaagCTTTCGcgatatacatacctatatgtatatatacattgtacaatatacatattattagttaagatGGTGAAGACTTATACCtacttacaattaatattttaatttctgaatataaattttggaCTTGTTAATCTTAACATTAGTTGATACTAATGATACTTGATTGCatctaaattaactatttaggtaggtaggtaagtacctataactaCTTAATTTCTTTCAATTACTAATGTATTCATgtatgtgatataataatggattatcatttattatacctttaaACTTTAGGTATGGTTTTTATGCatgctttttaaaataaaaaatcacatCATTGCAAAATCAACACATTCCATTCTTGTCTCATAAACAAATATCCGTTTACCTATGCTTGTTTATATCGTGGTCAATCTACACATGTCacgtaaatatacattaatgtatatattatattataaatccgtGATTTGAAGACACCATCTTAatcaaagaaaattaaaaaaggacATAATGtgacaactatattattttagaacaatATCACTTTGAAATATcagctaataaaataatgataggtCTAATTAACCCTTATTACtgtcttaataattaatatctaaagACTAAAACTGCTAAAATCCAAATGCTTGTCAAATGTTAAgacaataatatgcaaatattgttattggtattaacagtattaatttacttaagtattttttttttaaattataacgcgAAAATTGCAATTGTAAACGCAATAATCTCACAGAAACGTGAAACtgatcgtatatattatatatatatatattcgcgTTGCATACAAACCTTAAGtggaattttaaacataattttggcTTCTTTGGTTTCTGtcatttttctaattactTTTAGCCAGACCAGAGCACCAGAGTACAGTAGGTACTACTGCGTAGCATAACATCAATTTAGAggtgacataatatatattgtatcatgTAAAAAGAAGCCAATTAGTTAGGTaagaattaatgtattatacgcaAACTAAAGTCTAAAATAGTGTACTAGTGTATGTACTTGGATTTTTACatagaaaactatattttaatatataatttgttggaTTGTCATAAATAGGCACCTagttaatatagataataacttataattattattagttataaattcagaaaaaaatattgtgttgattacataatatcttattaagaCTAaactcataaaatgtatttatgttaatataataattataaacaattacaattacaattacaattttaagattaggtataataaaacatttacatcATACTCAgttacagtaaatattttttttcttgtataaaatattattttctcagtCAGAAACTAAGTAtagtctatatttattttaaatgtaatgaacacaattattttataaatatcataatattatcagataTAATACAGCGTGCAATGAACATAAAtaagtcaaataaataaacacgatttaaaaaatgaaaactattaaaataaatatatgacattcaacaattgaaataaagtattactgcaatcatttttattaattattgcacGTCCGATAATGATCGGCTTGTGAACtgattttatctaaattatctgacataattttatataattcatctACATCCTTAGAAAGCCTTGAAATTGATTCCTCttgactaataattatttgttcggcatctaaaaaaaaacaaaaataatttttaatttatctaatattaatgataactaTTAATGGACatgtaattttgataaaagttAGGTATAtggttatcatttttaatacaacctTAATCAACATAACTTATAGTATTTACAACtgtataaaactttatttttcttagtttATTAGTAACATAAATTTCTTACCTCCTAATTCTCTCAATTTCAAAGTAGTATTGGCTGACAGTTGACTAgctttttctaataaatgttgtgaattatttttcgtgGTCTTTGCAATTTGTGCACGGTTGTCTAACTTGTTATTAGCATCATTATATAAAGCTAATAGTTGTGATGCTTTCTTTTCAGTATCTTCAACTTCTTGTATTAAAGTGCTCGCTTCTGACTTCACTTCATTAGCATctctaacattttttaagaacCCGGTCTGTAGCGTTTTCAATTTACTTTCTATAACATTGATATCATCTAAGACTTTCTGAACATTTTCTTGGGTAACTCCTGTTTCTGATTTAacctaaataatacaaaatatttgtataaatatcacaagacaaaatgtatagaattagtaatggtttaaacattttaattatggaTATAGGTTACTAACATTTGTTATGCTATTATTAGCATCCAcgatattttgatttgttattaGTATACCATCATTGACCTTCTTTTGTATACTTTCTGCTTCCGCTAAAGCTGTTTCAACGCGTTCAGCAACTTGAAGTATATTTTTGGCAGCCATcctaaattaacataatattaacatgtgataaaataaaaaaaatgatatctttgtatttgtaaattactGTTTCTTTTCAGCATcttcatttaacattttggCTAATGATAAATCACCAGCAGTTTCATTGataattgtatcaatattttttggtagagataacgttttatttatgtCTTCAGAAAGTTGATGTAATTGTTCAGGttgtaagttaatatttaatttcagaacctataataaatttacaaatcataTTTCTCACCTTcagtcattataataaaatattatatattacctcTTCAACTTTCATTGCAACGTCAGTAGATTGAACTCCTGAAGGATTCAAAAATTTATCATGcctttcaattaaattata
This genomic stretch from Rhopalosiphum maidis isolate BTI-1 chromosome 3, ASM367621v3, whole genome shotgun sequence harbors:
- the LOC113557455 gene encoding uncharacterized protein LOC113557455 — encoded protein: MVCVPCVLVPLLLFLWGIIKPMLNWFRTPVENSEGNAEDDQVCSLLSSCPCINKNIKTSEDQGDKTNKSETLLKEPLETSDADKKNL